In Geminocystis sp. NIES-3708, a single window of DNA contains:
- a CDS encoding response regulator: MITSEQANKNQKLYKQTLIRLGEMLKILKEEDSNRNRENIKSHCDYLSNQGKKQNLFGWVEVMETAKAAIIKSENDYVSTTKLIIKEIKNAGEYLVKNEINAICVSDELRSLAPQSRARLMDVETIFADMRDQIPQDDTYQQKNTIERDLWRETQIDFNPPTPEQFEQDNNTNETSEDDSDIFGEINISDDDGLLDEWLEDDSFANQSQEVSAVFLTEQDLITHSGKPETAEEVRDLFNNQENDDAWKIDEKNKTFESHNQNQDSSEDWEFLLDEDEHIATDNENDSDDLDSLFNDNESLESSEDDYKVTVIQENFDVDDLDNLFDDVARSTVIIDDPQEELKNILRNLDDLEIEDDFPSTGTFNTFQILQPVKSKLISLVFYDEFEDLSSLLQHRLATWTEDSFEDLESIINNSVINYYEDQSDLERLVNSSYKHSEEVDWQNLSNTIEDIQDSQFLNHKIKTFVPENQASVDTELSDLDQLLAEAGKVERKPQKWTPPVNKGLNNNQAKTFEQSMRVPVKQLDNLNNLVGEMVVRRNRLEEDQEKLRQFLDNLLSHVQNLSDVGARMQDTYEKSLMEGALIDSRKRNEATVKAQLARAENRSESTFHGESPKNVSNNENKQFQLPELDELELDRFTGFHLLAQDILELIVRVRESTSDIQFLVDETDQLGRNLRQVTTQLQEEINKSRMVSFAQNADRLPLPIRKIAQGYDKQVQLKIEGREVLIDKMILEHLWDPLLQITKNCITHGIELPQEREEIGKSPIGTITVRAFLQGPQTVISISDDGAGIDPQKIKRKAIQNKLITPEQAKNLKDQETYDFLFNAGFTTKEKADSHAGRGVGLDIVRTKLNEIRGSVNVDSTPGQGTTFTIRLPLTLSIGKALCCMNDNARIAFPIDGIEDTKDYSASEIKINAQGQKCILWKNTLLPFRPLSTLMNYNRQITRSIIYTNNQDEETIPIIILRGGNNLLAIQVDQVLGQEEIVIKQISGPLPKPKGIAGATVRSDGIVMAIGDVIELIEIAQGNLSTKVHVDMPGRFEGDRTVSEPVKTQPLVLIVDDSITVREMLSISFKKSNYRVEQARDGQEAWQKLQSGLPCDIVFCDIEMPRMNGLELLQHMQEEASLAHIPVAILSSRGAEKHQRIAAELGASAYLIKPYVEKDLIDSAKRMVEGEVLLPGSTKKPTIKVNKSTTPPQQQNNSNLKKKSKSAPMVLIIDDSVVVREMLSMTFKKAGYQVEQARDGQDAWDKVVDGLPCDLLLCDIEMPRMNGLELLAKMQQDEKLSKLPVAMVTSRGAEKHRKIAADLGAKAYFTKPYLEEELLNAAQKLIKGEAII; the protein is encoded by the coding sequence ATGATTACCAGCGAACAAGCCAACAAAAACCAAAAACTATATAAGCAGACTCTAATACGTCTGGGAGAAATGTTAAAGATTTTGAAAGAAGAGGATAGTAACCGTAATCGGGAAAATATTAAATCCCATTGTGATTATTTATCTAACCAAGGTAAAAAACAAAATCTCTTTGGTTGGGTAGAAGTCATGGAAACGGCAAAAGCGGCTATCATCAAATCTGAGAATGATTATGTATCTACTACCAAATTAATTATCAAAGAAATAAAAAATGCGGGAGAGTATTTAGTCAAAAATGAAATTAATGCCATCTGTGTTAGTGATGAATTAAGAAGTTTAGCTCCACAATCTAGGGCGAGATTAATGGATGTAGAAACCATTTTCGCTGATATGAGAGATCAAATACCTCAAGATGATACTTATCAACAAAAGAATACGATTGAAAGAGATTTATGGCGAGAAACCCAAATCGATTTTAATCCCCCCACTCCCGAACAATTTGAGCAAGATAATAACACGAATGAAACTTCTGAGGATGATAGTGATATTTTCGGCGAAATAAATATTTCTGATGATGATGGTTTATTGGATGAATGGTTAGAAGACGATTCTTTTGCCAATCAAAGTCAAGAAGTTAGTGCCGTATTTTTAACAGAACAAGATCTCATTACCCATAGCGGTAAACCTGAAACAGCAGAAGAAGTTAGGGATTTATTTAATAATCAAGAAAATGATGATGCTTGGAAAATTGATGAAAAAAATAAGACTTTTGAAAGTCATAATCAAAATCAGGATTCATCAGAAGATTGGGAATTTCTTTTAGACGAAGATGAGCATATTGCCACGGATAATGAAAATGATTCTGATGATTTAGATAGTTTATTTAATGATAATGAATCACTAGAGTCTTCTGAAGATGATTATAAAGTCACGGTAATTCAAGAAAACTTTGATGTGGATGATTTAGATAATTTATTTGATGATGTAGCTAGAAGTACTGTTATCATAGATGATCCTCAAGAAGAATTAAAAAATATTTTACGAAATCTCGATGATTTAGAAATAGAAGATGATTTTCCTAGTACAGGAACTTTTAACACTTTTCAAATTTTACAGCCTGTGAAATCAAAATTAATATCTTTGGTTTTCTATGATGAGTTTGAAGATTTAAGCAGCTTATTACAACATCGTTTAGCTACATGGACAGAAGATTCTTTTGAAGATTTAGAATCTATTATCAATAATTCTGTGATTAATTATTATGAAGATCAGAGCGATTTAGAAAGATTGGTAAATTCTTCTTATAAACATTCAGAAGAAGTTGACTGGCAAAATTTATCTAACACCATTGAAGATATACAAGATTCACAATTCCTGAATCATAAAATTAAAACTTTTGTTCCTGAAAATCAAGCTTCTGTGGATACAGAGTTAAGTGATTTAGATCAACTATTAGCTGAAGCAGGAAAAGTTGAAAGAAAACCTCAAAAATGGACTCCTCCCGTCAATAAAGGATTAAATAATAATCAAGCTAAAACTTTTGAACAAAGTATGAGAGTGCCAGTAAAACAACTGGATAACCTCAATAACCTTGTGGGAGAAATGGTAGTTCGTCGTAATCGCTTAGAAGAAGATCAAGAGAAATTAAGACAATTTTTAGATAATCTTCTTTCCCATGTTCAGAATTTGAGTGATGTGGGAGCAAGAATGCAAGATACTTATGAAAAAAGCCTTATGGAAGGTGCTTTAATTGATAGTCGCAAAAGAAATGAAGCGACAGTAAAAGCACAATTGGCAAGAGCAGAAAATAGATCTGAATCGACTTTTCATGGTGAAAGTCCTAAAAATGTCAGTAATAATGAGAATAAACAATTTCAATTACCAGAATTAGATGAATTAGAACTTGATCGCTTTACGGGATTTCATTTACTTGCTCAAGACATTCTCGAATTAATCGTCAGGGTAAGAGAATCAACTTCTGATATTCAATTCCTTGTGGATGAGACTGATCAATTAGGTAGAAATTTACGACAAGTAACCACACAGTTACAGGAAGAAATTAATAAGTCTCGCATGGTGTCTTTTGCCCAAAATGCAGATCGTCTTCCTCTGCCTATTCGTAAAATTGCTCAAGGATATGATAAACAAGTACAACTAAAAATAGAAGGGCGAGAAGTTTTAATTGATAAAATGATCCTTGAACATTTATGGGATCCTCTTTTACAAATTACCAAAAACTGTATCACCCATGGAATTGAATTACCTCAAGAAAGAGAAGAAATTGGTAAGTCTCCCATCGGTACAATTACCGTTAGAGCTTTTTTGCAAGGACCACAAACTGTAATTTCTATTTCTGATGATGGTGCAGGAATCGATCCTCAAAAAATTAAGCGCAAAGCTATTCAAAATAAATTAATTACCCCCGAACAAGCTAAAAATTTAAAAGATCAAGAAACTTACGATTTTTTATTCAATGCTGGTTTTACCACGAAAGAAAAAGCTGATAGTCATGCGGGAAGAGGGGTTGGTTTAGATATTGTTAGAACGAAACTAAACGAGATTAGAGGCAGTGTTAATGTTGATTCAACCCCCGGACAAGGAACAACTTTCACTATTCGTTTACCTTTAACTTTGAGTATTGGTAAAGCTTTATGTTGTATGAATGATAATGCTCGTATCGCTTTTCCTATTGATGGAATTGAAGACACTAAAGATTATTCTGCTAGTGAAATTAAAATTAATGCCCAAGGTCAAAAATGTATTCTTTGGAAAAATACTTTATTACCATTTCGTCCTTTAAGTACTTTGATGAATTATAACCGTCAAATTACTCGTAGTATTATCTATACCAATAATCAGGATGAGGAAACTATCCCTATTATCATTTTACGGGGGGGAAATAATTTATTAGCTATTCAAGTAGATCAGGTGTTAGGACAAGAAGAAATCGTTATTAAACAAATTTCTGGTCCTTTACCTAAGCCCAAAGGTATAGCTGGAGCAACCGTGCGTAGTGACGGAATCGTTATGGCTATCGGTGATGTGATTGAGTTGATTGAGATTGCTCAAGGTAATTTAAGTACGAAAGTTCATGTGGATATGCCCGGACGATTTGAGGGCGATCGCACAGTTTCTGAACCAGTTAAAACTCAACCATTAGTGTTGATTGTTGATGACTCGATTACGGTAAGAGAAATGTTGTCTATAAGTTTCAAAAAATCTAATTATCGGGTTGAACAAGCTAGAGATGGACAAGAAGCATGGCAAAAATTACAATCAGGATTACCTTGTGATATTGTATTCTGTGATATTGAAATGCCGAGAATGAACGGATTAGAGTTATTACAACATATGCAAGAAGAAGCCAGTTTAGCTCATATACCCGTAGCTATTCTTTCTTCTCGTGGTGCAGAAAAACATCAACGAATTGCCGCAGAATTAGGTGCTTCTGCTTATCTCATTAAACCTTATGTAGAAAAAGATCTAATTGATTCGGCAAAAAGAATGGTAGAAGGGGAAGTATTATTACCCGGTAGTACGAAAAAACCGACCATAAAAGTAAATAAATCTACCACACCTCCTCAACAACAAAATAACTCTAACCTTAAGAAAAAATCAAAGTCAGCACCGATGGTTTTAATTATCGATGATTCTGTTGTAGTACGAGAAATGTTATCTATGACTTTTAAAAAAGCTGGGTATCAAGTAGAACAAGCTAGAGACGGGCAAGACGCATGGGATAAAGTCGTAGATGGTTTACCCTGTGATCTTTTATTGTGTGATATTGAAATGCCCAGAATGAATGGCTTAGAGTTACTAGCAAAAATGCAACAGGACGAAAAGTTATCTAAATTACCTGTGGCGATGGTAACATCTCGTGGTGCAGAAAAACATCGTAAAATTGCCGCCGATTTGGGTGCAAAAGCCTATTTTACTAAACCTTATTTAGAGGAAGAATTGCTCAATGCCGCCCAAAAATTAATTAAAGGAGAGGCGATTATTTAG
- the ispD gene encoding 2-C-methyl-D-erythritol 4-phosphate cytidylyltransferase → MYLLIPAAGMGKRMGSNQNKLLLKLQEKPLLAWTLKSANESKSIKWIGIMGQPYDFPVFEKIIAEVNPSKPVQLIKGGDTRQESVYNGLQALPEEAEKVLIHDGARCLATPQLFDRCAESLLHCQGLIAAIPVKDTIKVVNSDLMITDTPPRENLWAAQTPQGFDVKLLKECHAKGLNLGWEVTDDAALLEKCGFSVKIVTGEETNLKVTTPLDLTIAEFILQQK, encoded by the coding sequence ATGTATTTATTAATTCCAGCGGCGGGAATGGGCAAAAGAATGGGAAGTAATCAAAATAAACTATTATTAAAATTACAGGAAAAACCTTTATTAGCATGGACATTAAAATCGGCTAATGAATCTAAAAGTATAAAATGGATTGGTATTATGGGACAACCCTATGATTTTCCTGTCTTTGAAAAAATTATTGCCGAAGTTAATCCCTCAAAACCTGTGCAACTAATTAAAGGAGGAGATACAAGACAAGAATCAGTATATAACGGTTTACAAGCCTTACCTGAAGAAGCTGAAAAAGTCTTAATACATGACGGTGCAAGGTGTTTAGCTACTCCTCAATTATTTGATCGTTGTGCTGAAAGTTTATTACATTGCCAAGGATTAATTGCGGCTATACCCGTTAAAGATACCATAAAAGTTGTCAACTCAGATCTGATGATTACAGATACTCCTCCAAGGGAAAATTTATGGGCAGCACAAACTCCTCAAGGTTTTGACGTAAAATTATTAAAAGAATGTCATGCAAAAGGACTTAATTTAGGTTGGGAAGTTACTGATGATGCGGCATTATTAGAAAAATGTGGCTTTTCTGTAAAAATCGTCACGGGAGAAGAAACCAATCTTAAGGTAACAACTCCTCTTGATTTAACGATCGCCGAATTTATTTTACAACAAAAATAA